A single genomic interval of Tenuifilum sp. 4138str harbors:
- the hpt gene encoding hypoxanthine phosphoribosyltransferase, with translation MKQVKLKDKEFRLSYPEAEIQNDIDLVASKINHDFAKSGEVPFFVSVLNGSFMFTADLLKRITVPCEVSFVKLASYQGTSSTGKVNELIGLNENVTGRTLVVLEDIVDTGITLSKLYEELRKLNPKEIRVATLLFKPEAYKGNIKLDYIGRSIPNDFIVGYGLDYDGLGRNLPDIYTLI, from the coding sequence ATGAAACAGGTCAAGCTAAAAGATAAGGAGTTCCGGTTAAGCTATCCCGAGGCAGAAATTCAGAACGATATCGACTTGGTAGCATCAAAAATCAACCACGATTTTGCCAAGAGTGGCGAAGTTCCATTTTTTGTTAGCGTGCTTAATGGTTCCTTTATGTTCACAGCCGACCTGTTAAAACGGATTACAGTACCCTGTGAGGTATCGTTTGTAAAACTTGCCTCGTACCAGGGCACCTCATCAACCGGTAAGGTAAATGAGCTAATAGGCTTAAACGAAAATGTAACCGGCAGGACCCTTGTTGTTCTGGAGGATATTGTTGATACTGGCATTACTTTAAGTAAGCTATACGAAGAGCTCCGCAAGCTTAACCCAAAAGAGATAAGGGTAGCCACTCTGCTCTTTAAGCCTGAAGCCTATAAGGGCAATATTAAACTCGATTACATAGGCCGTAGCATACCCAACGATTTTATAGTAGGCTATGGTCTCGATTACGACGGACTTGGTAGAAACCTTCCAGATATTTACACTCTAATTTAG
- a CDS encoding inorganic phosphate transporter, with protein sequence MDSLVNSHFIIPFLISMFLSINMGGSGTGPAFSIAFGANVLKKTSVPALFGLMVFLGAIIAGKATSATVGKGLVNPELMNYAQVSIILFAVSISLLVANLFGIPQSTSQSTVLAVIAPGIYFHELNSRKVFFEVIPTWFILPIIAFILSLIIGKYIYTPLRRRGYTISSRINDHYMLRWAIIFASLYVAFSIGANNVANASGPLTSMTMNELGLGNQGGRLLILIMIMSTMIVAPSFGIGSSLFGEKILRNTGKELFLFGRIEAVIIAIISASLLLAASLFKGIPTSLVQLNVGAILGIGVARLGPRNIFRKTAVRKFFLMWLIAPIIAFLISWYLTFLADKYGYL encoded by the coding sequence ATGGATTCATTAGTCAATAGCCATTTTATTATACCCTTTCTTATCTCCATGTTTCTGTCCATCAACATGGGGGGTAGTGGAACAGGGCCAGCATTTTCAATTGCCTTTGGAGCAAACGTACTAAAAAAGACCTCGGTACCAGCCCTGTTTGGGCTAATGGTATTTTTAGGGGCAATAATTGCAGGCAAGGCAACCTCAGCAACGGTGGGTAAGGGACTTGTTAACCCTGAGCTTATGAACTACGCCCAGGTGTCAATCATTCTTTTTGCGGTTTCCATTTCGCTACTTGTGGCAAACCTTTTTGGGATTCCACAATCAACAAGCCAATCAACAGTACTAGCTGTGATAGCTCCAGGCATTTACTTCCATGAGCTTAATTCCCGCAAGGTGTTTTTTGAAGTTATTCCCACATGGTTTATCCTGCCCATTATTGCATTCATCTTAAGTCTAATAATTGGCAAGTACATTTACACCCCATTGCGGAGAAGGGGGTATACTATATCGAGCCGGATAAATGACCATTACATGCTGCGTTGGGCAATAATTTTTGCCTCGCTTTACGTGGCCTTTTCCATTGGTGCCAACAACGTGGCAAATGCCAGTGGGCCCTTAACCTCAATGACCATGAACGAGCTGGGCTTGGGGAATCAGGGCGGAAGGCTGCTTATCCTTATCATGATTATGTCAACCATGATAGTTGCCCCGAGCTTTGGCATAGGCAGTTCGCTATTTGGTGAGAAAATCCTCAGGAATACAGGAAAAGAGCTCTTCCTGTTTGGGCGAATTGAGGCAGTAATAATTGCTATTATATCTGCAAGCCTTTTGCTTGCAGCCTCGCTCTTTAAGGGCATACCCACATCGCTGGTTCAGCTCAATGTTGGGGCAATACTGGGTATTGGCGTTGCCCGCCTTGGACCTCGAAATATCTTTAGAAAAACAGCCGTTCGTAAGTTTTTCCTGATGTGGCTTATTGCACCAATTATTGCTTTCCTTATTTCGTGGTACCTTACCTTCCTAGCCGATAAGTACGGATACCTATAA
- the dnaJ gene encoding molecular chaperone DnaJ, whose amino-acid sequence MTTKRDYYEILGVPRNASKDEIKKAYRKMALKYHPDKNPGDKNAEEKFKEAAEAYEVLSDDNKRARYDQFGHAGMGNGAGGGGFSHDWTIEDIFAQFGDIFGGHFGSFGGFGGFGGGRSSRRTNRGTDLRVKVKLSLSDIANGVEKKIKVNKYVSCQSCGGTGAAGGSSYSTCSTCRGSGYVTRVTNTLLGQMQTTSPCPTCNGEGKVITNKCVACNGEGVVREDEVITVKIPAGVAEGMQLNVQGKGNAARRGGVPGDLLVMIEEEKHPNLVRDGNDLIYNLNISIPDAVLGAPAEIPTVDGKVKIKIEPGTQPGKILRLRGKGLPEVNSYQRGDLLVAVNVYIPKNLTREERAIFEKFAKSPSFTPNPDEGGSFFERMRGIFE is encoded by the coding sequence ATGACAACCAAGCGCGATTACTACGAAATATTAGGTGTGCCGCGGAATGCCAGCAAGGATGAAATAAAAAAGGCATACCGCAAAATGGCACTCAAATACCACCCCGATAAGAATCCGGGCGATAAGAATGCCGAGGAAAAGTTCAAAGAGGCTGCGGAAGCCTACGAGGTTCTTAGCGACGATAACAAGCGTGCCCGTTACGACCAGTTTGGCCATGCAGGTATGGGTAACGGTGCTGGCGGTGGTGGTTTCTCGCACGACTGGACCATTGAGGATATTTTTGCCCAGTTCGGCGATATTTTTGGCGGCCATTTTGGCAGTTTTGGTGGGTTTGGTGGCTTCGGTGGCGGACGTTCATCGCGACGCACAAACCGCGGTACCGATCTACGGGTTAAAGTTAAGCTGTCGTTAAGCGATATTGCTAACGGGGTTGAGAAAAAGATTAAGGTAAACAAGTACGTATCGTGCCAATCATGCGGAGGTACCGGTGCGGCAGGAGGTTCATCGTATAGTACATGCTCTACCTGCCGCGGTTCAGGGTATGTAACCCGTGTAACTAATACCCTGCTAGGGCAGATGCAAACCACTTCGCCATGCCCAACCTGTAATGGCGAAGGTAAGGTAATAACCAACAAGTGCGTTGCATGTAATGGCGAAGGGGTGGTTCGCGAGGACGAAGTAATAACCGTTAAAATACCTGCTGGTGTTGCCGAGGGTATGCAGCTCAACGTTCAGGGCAAGGGTAATGCTGCCCGCCGTGGTGGAGTACCTGGCGATTTGCTTGTAATGATTGAGGAGGAAAAACACCCTAACCTGGTGCGCGACGGTAACGACCTAATTTACAACCTTAACATAAGTATTCCCGACGCCGTTCTTGGTGCACCGGCTGAAATTCCTACTGTTGATGGAAAAGTAAAGATTAAAATAGAGCCCGGCACCCAACCCGGGAAAATTCTCCGCTTAAGGGGTAAGGGTTTACCTGAGGTGAACAGCTACCAGCGCGGCGATTTGCTTGTGGCGGTTAATGTTTACATACCCAAAAACCTTACCCGGGAGGAAAGGGCAATTTTTGAGAAATTTGCAAAATCGCCAAGTTTTACCCCCAACCCCGATGAGGGAGGCTCATTCTTTGAAAGGATGCGTGGGATTTTTGAGTAG
- the grpE gene encoding nucleotide exchange factor GrpE produces the protein MSKKHKKEDIEQEQVNQQTTSTESNVTDSNTQAPQGDAQQTEASQANEDKVAELTTQLEEMKDKYLRLTAEFDNYRKRTLKEKAELIKFASEEVLKDLLPVIDDLDRALKAIETANDINAVKEGISLIVNKFNDFLKAKGVKEIDAIGKELDTDLHEAITKIPVQDDAQKGKIVDVIQKGYMLHEKVMRFSKVVVGE, from the coding sequence ATGAGCAAGAAACACAAAAAGGAGGATATTGAGCAAGAGCAGGTAAACCAGCAAACAACCAGTACCGAAAGTAACGTAACCGATAGTAATACACAAGCTCCTCAAGGAGATGCTCAACAAACCGAGGCCAGTCAGGCCAATGAAGACAAGGTTGCTGAGCTTACTACCCAGTTGGAGGAGATGAAGGACAAGTATTTACGCCTTACTGCCGAGTTTGATAACTACCGTAAGCGAACGCTCAAGGAGAAAGCTGAATTGATAAAATTTGCGTCGGAGGAAGTTCTCAAGGACCTGCTTCCGGTTATCGATGACCTAGACAGAGCCCTTAAGGCCATTGAAACGGCTAACGATATTAATGCGGTTAAGGAAGGCATATCATTAATTGTAAATAAGTTCAACGATTTCCTTAAGGCAAAAGGCGTTAAAGAGATTGATGCTATTGGCAAAGAGCTCGACACCGATTTGCATGAGGCCATTACCAAAATTCCGGTGCAGGACGATGCCCAGAAGGGCAAAATAGTTGATGTGATTCAAAAGGGTTACATGCTGCACGAAAAGGTAATGCGCTTCTCAAAGGTAGTGGTTGGAGAGTAA
- the recJ gene encoding single-stranded-DNA-specific exonuclease RecJ, with product MEKRWVLKDPGDPVLVSSLAKQINVTETIASLLVQRGVDTFEKAKRFFRPSLADLYDPFLMKDMAEAVERIEQAIRRGESILFYGDYDVDGTTAVALMYSFFRKRYSKIGYYIPDRYNEGYGISFKGIDFAFENGYSLIIALDCGIKAVEKVKYAKLRNIDFIICDHHLPGERIPDAVAVLDPKRSDCKYPFKELSGCGVGFKLLQGYCKKEGISEEELYQHLDLLAVSIASDIVPIVDENRVLAFYGLEKLNTNPSRGLKSIIKIAGIENQRIAIDDIVFRIGPRINAAGRMESGKTAVDLLCASDDSSAFEVGALIDSCNNDRKHVDRSITHEALRMIAQDKRLQHSYSTVLFNPSWHKGVVGIVASRLIETYYRPTIILTQSGDLATGSARSVQGYDLYQAIEACSDLLENFGGHMYAAGLTMKVDRVEEFKRRFEEHVSKTITPEMLSPQIDIDARIRLDDITERFFNLLKQFQPFGPGNMSPVFMAENVYDNGEARLVGSEKEHLKLTLVQEGSTQKFDAIAFQMAEYYKPIHYGQPFDACFAIHENNYKGNITLQLRVKDIKLRAK from the coding sequence ATGGAAAAACGATGGGTTCTAAAGGATCCGGGCGATCCTGTATTGGTAAGTTCCCTTGCTAAGCAAATAAACGTTACCGAAACTATTGCTTCGCTACTGGTTCAGCGTGGTGTTGATACCTTTGAAAAAGCTAAACGCTTTTTCAGGCCATCGCTTGCCGACCTGTACGACCCATTCCTGATGAAGGATATGGCCGAGGCGGTTGAGCGTATTGAGCAGGCTATTCGTAGAGGTGAATCAATACTGTTTTACGGCGATTACGACGTTGACGGCACTACCGCCGTTGCCCTAATGTACTCTTTTTTCCGCAAGAGGTACTCAAAAATTGGTTACTACATTCCCGATAGGTACAATGAGGGATACGGAATCTCGTTCAAAGGTATCGATTTTGCCTTTGAGAATGGTTACTCGCTCATTATTGCCCTGGACTGTGGAATAAAGGCGGTGGAAAAGGTTAAGTATGCTAAGCTTCGCAATATCGATTTTATCATCTGTGACCACCACTTACCTGGCGAACGAATTCCCGATGCAGTAGCCGTGCTCGATCCCAAACGCTCCGATTGCAAGTACCCGTTTAAGGAGCTTTCGGGTTGTGGGGTAGGATTTAAGCTGCTACAGGGTTACTGCAAAAAGGAGGGGATCTCTGAGGAAGAACTATATCAACATCTCGATTTACTTGCAGTAAGTATTGCCTCCGATATTGTGCCTATAGTGGATGAGAATAGGGTATTAGCCTTTTACGGGCTGGAAAAGCTAAACACCAATCCAAGCCGAGGACTAAAATCGATAATCAAAATAGCTGGCATTGAGAACCAAAGGATTGCTATTGACGATATAGTGTTCCGCATAGGCCCTCGGATTAATGCGGCAGGCCGCATGGAGTCCGGTAAAACGGCTGTTGACCTGCTTTGCGCATCGGACGACAGTTCAGCTTTTGAGGTTGGCGCACTAATTGACTCGTGTAACAACGACCGAAAGCATGTTGACCGCTCCATTACCCACGAAGCGCTAAGGATGATTGCGCAGGACAAGCGGTTGCAGCACAGCTACTCTACCGTGCTTTTTAACCCATCGTGGCACAAGGGCGTGGTGGGCATTGTAGCCTCACGTTTAATTGAAACCTACTATCGTCCTACCATTATTCTAACCCAATCGGGCGATTTGGCAACCGGCTCCGCACGATCGGTTCAGGGCTATGACCTGTACCAGGCCATTGAGGCATGTTCGGACTTACTCGAAAACTTTGGTGGTCACATGTACGCTGCAGGCCTTACCATGAAGGTTGATAGGGTTGAGGAGTTTAAAAGGCGGTTCGAGGAGCATGTGAGCAAGACCATAACCCCCGAAATGCTCTCACCACAAATTGATATTGACGCCCGCATTAGGCTCGATGATATTACAGAGAGGTTTTTCAACTTGTTAAAGCAGTTCCAGCCCTTTGGGCCGGGAAACATGTCGCCAGTATTCATGGCTGAAAATGTGTACGATAACGGCGAAGCCCGACTGGTTGGCAGCGAGAAGGAGCACCTCAAGCTAACCCTGGTTCAGGAAGGTAGTACCCAAAAGTTCGATGCAATTGCATTTCAGATGGCTGAGTACTATAAACCAATACACTATGGCCAGCCATTTGACGCTTGCTTTGCAATACATGAAAATAATTACAAAGGCAATATCACCCTGCAGCTTCGGGTGAAAGATATTAAGCTAAGGGCAAAATAG
- the lipB gene encoding lipoyl(octanoyl) transferase LipB, producing the protein MQNVKFHDLGTVDYKEAWDYQEKLFDEVTKRKLNGDGKLHYLLFCEHPHVYTLGKSGENANLLIPEEMLKRINASFYHINRGGDITYHGPGQIVAYPIFNLEAFGLTLKSYIHLLEQVVIDCLQEYGIVADRLEGATGVWLDPGVKGRERKICAIGVRASRFVTMHGLAFNVNTNLDYFRYINPCGFIDKGVTSMQVELNRQLDMEEVKAKLLNHFTHRFHFACNRVGTV; encoded by the coding sequence ATGCAAAACGTAAAGTTTCATGATCTTGGAACGGTTGATTACAAGGAGGCATGGGATTATCAGGAAAAACTATTTGACGAGGTAACCAAACGTAAGCTGAACGGCGATGGCAAGTTGCACTACTTGCTATTTTGCGAACATCCGCATGTTTATACCCTTGGCAAAAGTGGCGAGAACGCCAACCTGCTGATCCCCGAAGAGATGCTTAAAAGAATTAATGCATCGTTCTACCACATCAACCGAGGGGGCGATATAACCTATCATGGCCCCGGACAAATTGTTGCCTACCCCATATTTAACCTGGAGGCATTTGGATTAACATTGAAATCGTACATTCACCTGCTGGAGCAGGTAGTAATCGATTGCCTTCAGGAGTATGGTATTGTAGCCGATAGGCTCGAAGGAGCAACCGGCGTTTGGCTCGACCCTGGCGTAAAGGGTCGCGAACGCAAAATCTGCGCTATTGGTGTTAGGGCAAGCCGATTTGTAACCATGCACGGCTTAGCTTTTAACGTAAACACCAACTTGGACTACTTCCGCTACATAAACCCTTGCGGGTTTATTGATAAGGGGGTAACCTCCATGCAGGTGGAACTTAACCGCCAGCTTGATATGGAAGAGGTTAAGGCTAAACTCCTTAACCACTTTACTCATCGGTTTCATTTCGCATGTAACCGCGTAGGTACTGTTTAA
- the lipA gene encoding lipoyl synthase: MGNERKPEWLKIKLPGGEGYAQVNSIVKKHGLHTICSSGMCPNIGECWGNGVATLMILGDICTRSCKFCATATGKPLPPDPNEPTKVARTVSLMGLSYCVITSVDRDDLPDHGAGHWRSTVMEIRRVNPNTTIEVLIPDFDGRPELIDLFLESEPDVVGHNLETVERLTPLVRTKASYRRSLKVLEHIAKRGFRAKSGIMLGLGETRDEVIQTLDDLLAMGCKMVTIGQYLQPRPTNLPVQRYVTPEEFEEYKQIALAKGFEFAESGPLVRSSYHADKAQHLVKGCCK; the protein is encoded by the coding sequence ATGGGAAATGAACGGAAGCCGGAATGGCTAAAGATAAAGTTACCCGGAGGCGAAGGGTATGCCCAGGTGAATTCCATTGTTAAGAAACATGGGTTGCATACAATTTGCAGCAGTGGAATGTGCCCGAATATTGGCGAGTGCTGGGGGAATGGGGTTGCAACTTTAATGATCCTAGGCGATATATGTACCCGTTCGTGTAAATTTTGTGCTACTGCAACCGGAAAACCGCTTCCTCCCGATCCTAATGAACCCACTAAGGTTGCCCGTACGGTAAGCCTAATGGGTCTTAGTTACTGCGTAATTACATCGGTTGACCGCGACGATTTGCCCGACCATGGAGCTGGACATTGGCGCAGTACTGTTATGGAGATTCGAAGGGTTAACCCCAACACCACCATAGAGGTTTTAATACCCGATTTTGACGGTAGGCCTGAACTTATTGACCTTTTCCTGGAATCGGAACCCGATGTAGTAGGTCATAACCTTGAAACCGTGGAGCGCCTTACCCCGCTTGTTAGAACAAAGGCAAGCTACAGGCGGAGCTTGAAAGTGCTGGAGCACATTGCTAAGCGCGGTTTTAGGGCAAAATCAGGTATAATGCTCGGTTTGGGTGAAACCCGCGATGAGGTAATTCAAACCCTTGACGATTTGCTTGCTATGGGATGCAAAATGGTTACCATTGGCCAGTACTTGCAACCACGCCCCACAAATTTACCCGTTCAACGCTATGTTACCCCCGAGGAGTTTGAAGAGTATAAGCAGATTGCCCTAGCTAAGGGGTTTGAATTTGCCGAAAGCGGCCCACTGGTGCGTTCATCGTACCACGCCGATAAGGCACAACACCTGGTTAAGGGGTGTTGTAAGTAA
- a CDS encoding RNA-binding domain-containing protein, giving the protein MSRYIAGLISQGEGLTLDFKHSITDSRKIARSLVAFANTAGGTLLIGVKDNGNITGVNTDEEYYMVEAASQLYCKPEVPFEVVKWEINGKTLLEVKVKPSRRKPHKAPDKTGVYKAYIRVNDENVVASPVQIKIWKAEKYRKPINILFGEPENALIDYLKSHQTITIEHFSRLGFISVSEAEKILINLTAMGLIEYSNLNNEDHFSLRSPE; this is encoded by the coding sequence GTGAGCCGTTATATTGCAGGTTTGATATCGCAGGGCGAGGGGCTTACACTCGATTTTAAACACTCTATAACCGATTCGCGCAAAATTGCACGGTCGTTGGTGGCATTTGCTAATACTGCGGGTGGCACATTGCTTATTGGCGTTAAGGATAATGGCAACATAACCGGTGTGAATACCGATGAGGAGTACTACATGGTTGAGGCGGCCTCGCAGCTATACTGTAAACCCGAGGTGCCTTTTGAAGTGGTTAAGTGGGAAATAAATGGAAAAACCTTGTTGGAGGTAAAGGTAAAACCCTCAAGACGCAAGCCCCATAAAGCACCTGATAAAACAGGAGTTTATAAAGCGTATATACGTGTAAACGACGAGAACGTAGTGGCTTCGCCTGTTCAAATTAAGATCTGGAAGGCAGAAAAATACCGTAAACCCATTAACATACTATTCGGAGAGCCCGAAAACGCATTAATAGATTACCTAAAATCGCACCAAACAATCACCATTGAACATTTCAGCAGGTTGGGTTTTATCTCAGTATCCGAAGCGGAAAAAATACTTATTAACCTAACCGCAATGGGTTTAATTGAATACAGCAACTTGAACAACGAGGATCACTTTTCGCTTAGGAGCCCTGAGTAG
- a CDS encoding UbiX family flavin prenyltransferase has protein sequence MQKVIVAVTGASGAVYAARVIEKLIELSARVDEVAVVFSENGKRVWEYELNREITFGFPVKLYDNNDMFAPMASGSAGYNAMVVVPCTMGTLGRIASGTSNDLIVRAADVMLKERRKLVLVPRELPYNLIHLQNMVTVTQAGAVVLPASPSFYSRPSTMDELIDTVSDRIVEMLGFTIEHYRWGH, from the coding sequence ATGCAAAAGGTGATTGTAGCTGTTACCGGTGCCAGTGGTGCTGTATATGCGGCGAGGGTTATTGAAAAGCTAATTGAATTATCGGCTAGGGTCGATGAGGTAGCCGTAGTTTTTTCCGAAAACGGGAAAAGGGTTTGGGAATATGAGCTAAATCGCGAAATCACTTTCGGATTTCCTGTAAAGCTATACGATAATAACGATATGTTTGCCCCCATGGCATCGGGTTCAGCCGGCTACAATGCTATGGTTGTAGTTCCTTGTACTATGGGAACGTTAGGACGAATAGCCTCAGGCACAAGTAACGATTTAATTGTTCGAGCAGCCGATGTAATGCTTAAGGAACGACGAAAGCTAGTACTGGTGCCGCGCGAACTCCCATACAACCTTATACACCTGCAAAATATGGTTACCGTTACCCAGGCCGGGGCCGTAGTTTTGCCTGCAAGCCCATCGTTTTACAGTAGGCCTTCAACCATGGATGAACTGATTGATACCGTTTCCGACAGAATTGTTGAGATGCTTGGCTTTACCATTGAACATTACAGGTGGGGTCACTAA
- the rnr gene encoding ribonuclease R, with protein sequence MTKKKNKTDAGSKPNRIAKKELKKLVTDLLLANPTNIYNYKQVSNKIGVSDDYTRRMVNEILYELAHDGYAEELQRGKFRAVMQNALAVGILEMNPDGSADVITDDNREIFVPDFRLNHALHGDKVQISIYRQRRRGLLEGEVVRVIERAKRNFVGTINFVGKNAFVVPDNKLMPYDIFIPKVELKDVRNGQKVIVQITDWPAREKNPNGKIVEVLGDPGVHEVEMHAILAEYELPYRFPEELDILAEKISDKITEADYRERRDFRNVPTFTIDPFDAKDFDDALSVQTLPNGNFEVGVHIADVTHYVKPNTPIDNEAIERGTSVYLVDRCVPMLPERLSNYICSLRPNEEKLCFSAVFELNENAEVLNQWFGRTVILSKRRFTYEEAQQVIETGKGDMSEQILLLHKLAQKLRAERFKKGAIAFERVEVKFDLDTKGKPLGVYFKENKESNQLIEEFMLLANRRVAEFIGMRKDGRKELPFVYRIHDKPNEEKLNAFRSFITRFGYSISGTTDKQVSKSLNQLMEKVKGRPEQNLIETLALRSMAKARYSTDNIGHYGLAFRYYTHFTSPIRRYPDMMVHRLLAHYLNNGKPKDREQIEMLCKHSTNMEIKATEAERASIKYKQVEFMQDKLGETFTGVISGVTNFGIFVELTDSQCEGLVSIRDLDDDYYRFDEEEYALVGQRTGRKFTLGDEVEVEVWRTNLAKKQLDFKLVGMAGRSNKPLKPRRSQTKSSPKKPKVASSRKGQQKAKKKEKRRKR encoded by the coding sequence ATGACAAAAAAGAAGAATAAAACCGATGCCGGTTCCAAACCAAATCGTATAGCCAAAAAGGAGTTAAAGAAGCTGGTTACCGATTTACTGCTGGCCAATCCTACCAACATCTATAACTACAAGCAGGTATCGAATAAAATTGGGGTTAGCGATGATTATACCCGTCGTATGGTTAATGAAATTCTCTATGAGCTTGCGCACGATGGGTATGCTGAGGAACTTCAGCGTGGCAAGTTCCGGGCTGTTATGCAGAACGCTTTGGCTGTTGGCATACTGGAGATGAACCCCGACGGGTCAGCTGATGTTATAACCGATGACAACCGTGAGATATTTGTTCCCGACTTTAGGTTGAATCACGCACTGCATGGCGATAAGGTTCAGATATCAATTTACCGCCAACGCCGTAGGGGTTTACTTGAGGGTGAGGTGGTGCGCGTGATTGAGCGTGCCAAACGCAACTTTGTTGGAACCATCAACTTTGTTGGTAAAAACGCATTTGTTGTACCTGATAACAAGCTTATGCCCTACGATATCTTCATCCCAAAGGTTGAGCTGAAGGATGTCCGAAACGGGCAAAAGGTGATTGTTCAGATTACTGATTGGCCGGCACGGGAAAAGAATCCCAATGGAAAAATTGTAGAGGTTCTTGGCGATCCTGGAGTTCACGAGGTGGAGATGCACGCCATTCTGGCCGAGTATGAGCTACCATACCGTTTCCCCGAAGAGCTGGACATATTAGCCGAAAAGATTAGCGATAAAATAACCGAAGCCGATTACCGTGAGCGACGCGATTTCCGAAACGTACCCACTTTTACTATCGATCCCTTTGATGCTAAGGATTTTGACGATGCTCTATCGGTGCAAACCCTACCCAACGGCAACTTTGAGGTGGGGGTACACATTGCCGATGTTACCCACTACGTTAAGCCTAATACCCCAATTGACAACGAGGCCATTGAGCGCGGCACATCGGTTTACCTGGTGGATAGGTGTGTGCCCATGCTGCCCGAAAGGCTATCGAACTATATCTGCTCATTACGTCCTAACGAGGAAAAGCTTTGCTTTTCGGCTGTGTTTGAGCTGAACGAGAATGCCGAGGTGCTTAACCAGTGGTTTGGCCGCACTGTTATTCTTTCAAAGCGTAGGTTTACTTACGAAGAGGCCCAACAGGTTATTGAAACCGGCAAGGGCGATATGAGTGAACAAATCCTGCTACTCCACAAGTTGGCTCAAAAACTCAGGGCGGAGCGATTCAAAAAGGGGGCCATCGCTTTTGAACGCGTTGAGGTAAAGTTCGACCTTGATACCAAGGGAAAACCCCTTGGGGTTTACTTCAAGGAGAATAAGGAATCGAATCAGCTCATTGAGGAGTTCATGCTGCTTGCAAACCGCAGGGTAGCTGAATTTATTGGAATGCGAAAGGATGGACGCAAAGAGCTGCCTTTTGTTTACCGCATACACGACAAACCCAACGAGGAGAAACTGAATGCTTTCCGTTCCTTTATCACCCGTTTTGGTTACAGCATTTCCGGCACTACCGATAAGCAGGTTAGCAAATCGTTAAACCAGCTGATGGAAAAGGTGAAGGGACGCCCAGAGCAAAATCTTATTGAAACCCTGGCCTTACGCTCCATGGCCAAAGCGCGTTACTCTACCGATAACATTGGCCACTACGGATTGGCCTTTAGGTATTACACCCACTTCACATCGCCAATACGCCGCTATCCCGATATGATGGTGCATCGCCTGTTGGCACACTACCTAAACAATGGTAAGCCAAAGGATAGGGAGCAAATTGAAATGCTTTGTAAGCACTCCACCAACATGGAGATCAAAGCAACTGAGGCTGAAAGGGCTTCAATTAAGTACAAGCAGGTGGAGTTCATGCAGGATAAGCTGGGCGAAACCTTTACAGGTGTTATATCGGGCGTAACCAACTTTGGAATATTCGTTGAGCTAACCGATTCTCAGTGCGAGGGATTAGTTTCCATTCGCGATTTAGACGACGATTACTACCGTTTCGATGAGGAGGAGTACGCCCTGGTTGGTCAACGTACAGGCCGCAAGTTCACCTTAGGCGATGAGGTGGAGGTGGAGGTATGGCGCACTAACCTTGCCAAAAAACAGCTCGATTTTAAGCTGGTGGGCATGGCTGGTAGGAGTAATAAACCATTGAAACCTCGTAGGAGTCAAACGAAAAGTAGTCCTAAAAAGCCAAAAGTGGCATCAAGCAGAAAGGGACAACAAAAGGCCAAGAAAAAGGAGAAACGTCGTAAACGCTAA